The genomic stretch AGACGTCACAACCGTCGCAGTCGAAACGTCGCAGCTCGGCAGCGGACATCATGGACGGCGGGAGGAGTCGGGAGGTTCGATCGCAAAGCCTCAACATCAACCAGGATCAATTATTGGAGGAAATTATGAGAGATAACCAAACACTGAGGCTGGAGGTTTGtttgaatggatgtaacttatgacaacgacagtcgttataacacgggtttcatacacctcgtgcccgcttacgagttaccacttatgtaattttgtgggtgatgtttTCAATTGTTCAAATTCGTTTTTCTCTATGGCTAACAACTTGAACAATccatagtgaccactgggttagcgCAACTATACTGTTAAGTGCCCTGCATAAGGACATTACCAACCATAGTGACAGCGGCCAGCATAACGGcatatattacgtcataggtgtgtgacgtaattgatataatgatgacgtcatcaccacAGGTCCGCGGCAAAGAGGAAGAGGTTCGAATGTTAAACGCTTCCATCGACCAATCCAACCAAACGTGGGAAGCCAAAGTGATGAAGTTACAACGGGATGTGGAGCATGGAAAGAAGAGATGCGAGGAACTTATCAAACAAGTCAATCAACATCACATTAATACGTAGGTGAACacgtcatcgtgacgtcattaaattaCGTCATCGTGGCGTGGCTCGTTTTTAGCGGATGAATATTTTACAGCAAGCAACCTGTGCGGGTACCAGTGGCTTCCGCGACGTCACCAGGATCGCCGAAATTAAGcacagtgacgtcatcagaagtGACGTCGGAGATGACACCACCCAGGAAGCGACACGGGGTTAGAGAACCTCCATCTAGAagggtttgtgacgtcattattatGTTTGGGTgtgtatgtgacgtcataatacgcaGGGAATCGTCGCGACTTCGTTTCAAAAGACACCGGAAGTGATGAAACGATTACGTCACGCCCTCATGTCCAGCAAGTGTTTGTCGCAACTTCCGGAGGATGACGTCACCAAGTTGATTGACGTTATGAAATTCAAGAAAATCAACAAAGGTAATATTCGTTTGGACGTACGtcgctgatgacgtcatgagtGATCTACGTCATGGCTACGTCACTTATCACGTTATATGATTTCAGGAGAACGTTTGATGCAGGAGGGGACATTAGGTCAAGCTTTCTACGTCATGAATGACGGGGAGTGTCGGATTTACAAGAagtctgatgacgtcacacttacGTCATCAACGGGAATTCCTGTCAACCTATGGACTGTATTTGGTGACGTAGACGTGTTCTACCATTCACCGCGTGTGTGGTCGTGTAAATGCGTGCGGCAAGGATCGGTGAGATCATAATCATCTTTATTACGTCGTATAACTgaccactgtgacgtcacaggtgtGGTTTGTTACGCGTGAAGAGTTTCGAGCGGTTGTATCGCGGCAAGACCAACTGTCGCGCAAGAAAGAAACTTTCTGTTTCCTAAAATCGATCCCAGCGTTCCAGAAACTTGAACGAAGTCGACTTAAGCGGATTGTCAATTGTTCcaaggtttgtgacgtcattaacttaattgttttgtttattatttcatattaATTTTCAGCTCGAGCATTACGGACGAGGTGATTACGTCATACAACAAGGATCCATTGTTTCGTCTGTTTACGTCATAAAGGAGGGAGAAGTTCATGTGTCGAGGTAACAAACCCCATTGTCAACtttgttatattgtttcattgtgacgtcacagattaATCGACGGAACCGAAACATTACAACACGTTTTACGAAAAGGACAATGgtttggtgacgtcatcacggGAAAACGTCATCCCAACAACGTCATCGCAGCCAGCAATGACGTAAGCAGATGATTTACTTTTGTTTCCTTTAATTCAAGCGGTTGTTGCAGACGGTCCAATGTGTGCTCATACCCATTATGGAGGTGGCTGACGTCGCAGATCTCATGAGGTCATCAAATGGTGACGTCACGGATGTCGATTCGACATTAACGAAACGATTTCTGGACCTTGACGGTGGgggaagtgacgtcacgaagagCGGTTCGAGCGGGTACGGCAGCGAAGGAAATTCTCCAGCTTTGATGCGGAAACTCAACAAAcgtggttatgacgtcacacacagAAAACATTTCGCTTCGGTTGTTGCGTAAGCTACCGTTTGTATAcccttgtttgtttatatcatCTTCGTAGTTCCACACATCAATGAAGATGT from Ciona intestinalis unplaced genomic scaffold, KH HT000357.1, whole genome shotgun sequence encodes the following:
- the LOC100176673 gene encoding cGMP-dependent protein kinase 2-like; translation: MTSYDSTSSFNDSFASFSLNGSVTSLSMRDSSPTLSLSMTSNDLKSALAKAEMTKSKNKPEVSKSKNKNAIPTKKKSNIFKFPFRKSKTSQPSQSKRRSSAADIMDGGRSREVRSQSLNINQDQLLEEIMRDNQTLRLEVRGKEEEVRMLNASIDQSNQTWEAKVMKLQRDVEHGKKRCEELIKQVNQHHINTKQPVRVPVASATSPGSPKLSTVTSSEVTSEMTPPRKRHGVREPPSRRGIVATSFQKTPEVMKRLRHALMSSKCLSQLPEDDVTKLIDVMKFKKINKGERLMQEGTLGQAFYVMNDGECRIYKKSDDVTLTSSTGIPVNLWTVFGDVDVFYHSPRVWSCKCVRQGSVWFVTREEFRAVVSRQDQLSRKKETFCFLKSIPAFQKLERSRLKRIVNCSKLEHYGRGDYVIQQGSIVSSVYVIKEGEVHVSRLIDGTETLQHVLRKGQWFGDVITGKRHPNNVIAASNDTVQCVLIPIMEVADVADLMRSSNGDVTDVDSTLTKRFLDLDAKEILQL